A portion of the Juglans microcarpa x Juglans regia isolate MS1-56 chromosome 1D, Jm3101_v1.0, whole genome shotgun sequence genome contains these proteins:
- the LOC121258270 gene encoding protein MODIFIED TRANSPORT TO THE VACUOLE 1, translating into MKYPILSGSDSISLAWCGPPIDKLRVSYSSVQIGFRPSGSRIGPFGFCGFELKLGGMDSSRRAVESYWRSRMIDAATSDEDKVTPVYKLEEICNLLRSSHVSIVKEVSEFILKRLDHKSPTVKQKALRLIKYAVGKSGVEFRREMQRHSAAVRQLFHYKGQLDPLKGDALNKAVRDTAHEAISAIFSSENDKPAPAEDLNKRIQGFGNTNFEMPLEERKSFLSEVVGLGSASIKQGISSLTQGHLVKKNDNGSYKSPNLRRSLTLESEHVDRYEPAGYHSETEFGISKNAGSGPWTHDARATKMEITNGDSSSSYKESKTREERLLETIVTSGGVRLQPTRDAIQIFLVEAAKLDALALSHALESKLQSPQWQVRMKAVCVLESVLRKRDDDHFSPLESYFSENRDVVVRCSESPQSSLREKANKVLSLLGGVRADSTATYSEKSAKDDATNVVQMPDLIGTGDVDYYDDNSKNQSDQNLANLSMPAPLIDDLLGDGLGTGASTSEPNNDDDPFADISFLASDSGEHADDLFSGMTIDDKQVANGNHMAGKKNGTELLDLFVSDHELHQGQESHSKDINDLMAGVFISENASNLKQKGTTSGDFSETMFSDSDSNPSHQVPNDSLDGMFSSQMAMKNVNSKFLPGAMSYNVPPGFMFNPAFSSQPINYAALGSLFAQQQLLASLQHFGNLNAQNAGVSHVDGINGVNSSSPLPDVFQSNFATQTPSSMMNGSKKEETRAFDFISDHLAAARDQKRMV; encoded by the exons ATGAAGTACCCGATTTTGAGCGGTTCCGATTCTATCAGTCTTGCATGGTGTGGTCCGCCAATCGATAAACTTAGGGTTTCCTATTCTTCCGTTCAGATCGGTTTCAGACCCTCCGGTTCCCGAATTGGGCCATTCGGATTCTGTG GATTTGAGCTCAAATTGGGGGGAATGGATTCGAGCCGGAGAGCGGTGGAGTCGTACTGGAGGTCCCGGATGATCGACGCTGCCACGTCGGACGAGGACAAGGTCACGCCGGTGTACAAGTTAGAGGAGATCTGCAATCTCCTGCGATCTTCGCATGTCAGTATTGTGAAGGAGGTCTCGGAGTTTATACTGAAGCGGCTCGATCACAAGAGCCCGACTGTTAAACAGAAG GCTCTAAGGTTGATAAAATACGCAGTGGGGAAATCTGGTGTGGAGTTCAGGAGAGAAATGCAGAGACATTCAGCTGCCGTTCGCCAGTTATTTCACTATAAGGGACAGTTGGATCCTTTGAAAGGGGATGCACTCAATAAGGCTGTGCGGGACACTGCTCATGAGGCTATCTCTGCTATTTTTTCTTCAGAGAATGATAAGCCAGCTCCTGCTGAAGATCTTAACAAAAGAATACAGGGGTTTGGAAATACAAACTTTGAAATGCCAttggaagaaagaaaatcatttcttaGTGAGGTAGTTGGTCTTGGAAGTGCATCTATCAAGCAGGGAATTAGTTCTTTGACACAAGGCCATCTAGTGAAAAAGAATGACAATGGAAGTTACAAGAGTCCAAATCTTCGAAGGTCATTGACTCTAGAATCTGAGCATGTAGATAGATATGAACCTGCTGGTTATCACAGTGAAACTGAGTTTGGAATTTCAAAGAATGCGGGCAGTGGACCTTGGACCCATGATGCAAGAGCAACTAAGATGGAAATAACCAATGGGGATTCCAGTTCAAGTTATAAAGAAAGTAAGACTCGTGAAGAGAGGTTATTGGAGACCATTGTAACATCAGGTGGTGTACGTTTACAGCCCACTCGAGATGCTATTCAGATATTCCTTGTAGAAGCTGCAAAGTTGGATGCTTTGGCTTTAAGTCATGCCCTCGAGTCAAAGCTTCAATCTCCCCAGTGGCAG GTTCGCATGAAAGCTGTCTGTGTCCTTGAGTCAGTACTGAGGAAAAGAGATGATGACCATTTTTCCCCCCTGGAATCTTATTTTAGCGAAAATAGGGATGTAGTGGTGAGATGTTCTGAGTCTCCTCAATCTTCTCTGAGGGAAAAGGCTAACAAg GTTTTAAGCCTTTTAGGTGGAGTACGGGCAGACAGCACAGCGACTTATTCAGAAAAGTCTGCGAAGGATGATGCTACTAATGTTGTTCAAATGCCTGACTTAATAGGCACCGGTGATGTGGATTATTATGATGATAATTCAAAGAATCAAAGTGATCAAAATCTTGCAAATCTGTCAATGCCAGCCCCTCTAATTGATGATTTATTAGGAGATGGTCTAGGCACTGGTGCTAGCACTTCTGAACCAAACAACGATGATGACCCTTTCGCAGATATTTCATTTCTTGCCAGTGATAGTGGGGAACATGCTGATGACCTATTTTCTGGGATGACCATTGATGATAAACAGGTTGCTAATGGAAATCATATGGcagggaagaaaaatggaactgAACTATTAGATTTATTTGTGTCTGACCATGAACTTCATCAGGGGCAAGAAAGTCATAGCAAAGATATTAATGACTTGATGGCTGGTGTTTTCATTAGCGAAAATGCCTCAAACTTGAAGCAGAAAGGAACCACTTCTGGAGACTTTTCTGAAACTATGTTTTCAGATTCAGACAGCAATCCCAGCCATCAGGTTCCTAATGACTCTTTGGATGGCATGTTTAGCTCTCAAATGGCTATGAAGAATGTAAATTCTAAGTTTCTACCTGGTGCTATGTCATACAATGTACCTCCTGGCTTCATGTTCAACCCAGCCTTTTCTTCTCAGCCAATAAATTATGCTGCCCTGGGAAGTCTTTTTGCTCAGCAGCAATTGTTAGCAAGCCTCCAACACTTTGGGAACCTGAATGCCCAAAATGCTGGCGTCAGTCATGTTGACGGTATAAATGGAGTGAATTCTTCTTCACCCCTTCCTGATGTATTCCAATCGAACTTTGCAACTCAAACTCCTAGTTCAATGATGAACGGTTCAAAGAAAGAGGAAACCCGAGCTTTTGACTTTATCTCG GACCATCTTGCTGCCGCTCGTGATCAGAAGAGGATGGTTTGA
- the LOC121259623 gene encoding protein JINGUBANG-like, whose protein sequence is MEAHGEMDLRGFLDEEREKINLSRTLSFGARDQNSSESNVQFASPRPSSASSAKSIPLPAPMSPETPWTLSPVRMSPSQPLLYHCIASLHRHEGNIFSITLTKDFIFTGSESKRIHVWKQPDCTQMGYVRANSGQVRAILAHGRLLFTTHSDCKIRLWNVSITAENFRPKKIATLPQRNPFFLFTRKSTHQHRNIISCLAYNHEEKLLYTGSWDRTVKAWNVSENRCVDSFVAHDGHVNAIVVNEHDGCVFTCSSDGSVKIWRRVFGENSHILTMTLKFQLSPVNALALSLSPSTFLLYSGSSDGLINVWEKEKMSGRYNHGGFLQGHHFAVLCLVAIGDIVFSGSEDATIRVWRREEGNCLHSCLSVIEGHHGPVRCLAASLESDNLVKCLLIYSASLDQTFKVWRVKIYPAEKAYLEEPVKDRQREVVEFEMNPVLSPSWVEKKRQGDHFQ, encoded by the coding sequence ATGGAAGCCCATGGCGAAATGGACCTAAGAGGCTTCTTGGATGAAGAAAGggagaaaattaatttatcaagGACGCTCTCTTTTGGTGCTCGTGATCAGAACTCATCTGAATCTAACGTCCAGTTTGCTTCTCCAAGGCCATCTTCTGCTAGTTCAGCAAAATCAATCCCATTGCCCGCGCCTATGAGCCCCGAGACACCATGGACACTCTCCCCCGTGCGCATGTCTCCCTCTCAACCCCTTCTTTATCATTGCATTGCGTCTCTACACCGCCATGAAGGTAACATTTTCTCTATCACACTCACCAAAGATTTCATATTCACTGGATCTGAGAGTAAACGAATCCACGTCTGGAAGCAACCAGACTGCACTCAAATGGGTTACGTAAGGGCCAATTCTGGTCAAGTTCGTGCCATCTTGGCCCATGGAAGACTTCTATTCACCACGCATAGCGACTGTAAAATCCGACTGTGGAATGTGTCCATCACAGCAGAGAATTTTCGACCAAAGAAGATCGCCACGTTGCCTCAAAGAAATCCATTCTTCTTGTTTACGAGAAAGAGCACCCACCAACATAGAAACATTATTTCTTGCCTAGCGTACAACCATGAAGAAAAGCTTTTATACACGGGCTCGTGGGATAGAACGGTTAAGGCCTGGAATGTCTCTGAAAATCGTTGTGTGGATTCGTTCGTAGCTCACGATGGCCATGTTAATGCAATTGTCGTCAATGAACATGATGGGTGTGTTTTCACTTGCTCTTCCGATGGCTCAGTGAAAATATGGAGAAGAGTGTTTGGAGAAAACTCTCATATCCTCACCATGACCCTGAAATTTCAACTTTCACCGGTGAATGCCTTGGCGTTGAGCTTGTCACCAAGCACTTTCTTGCTCTACTCTGGTTCGTCGGATGGACTTATAAACGTTTGGGAGAAGGAGAAGATGTCTGGGAGATACAACCATGGAGGGTTTTTACAGGGCCATCATTTTGCTGTCCTTTGCTTGGTAGCCATAGGGGACATAGTGTTTAGTGGTTCTGAGGATGCAACCATTAGGGTATGGAGGAGAGAGGAAGGAAATTGCTTACATTCATGTCTTTCAGTCATCGAAGGGCATCACGGGCCAGTGAGATGCTTAGCTGCTTCTTTAGAGTCGGATAATTTAGTTAAGTGTTTGCTGATTTATAGTGCGAGCTTGGATCAAACTTTTAAGGTATGGCGGGTGAAGATTTATCCCGCTGAGAAGGCATACTTGGAGGAGCCAGTGAAAGATCGGCAAAGAGAAGTTGTGGAGTTTGAGATGAATCCTGTGTTATCGCCATCATGGGTAGAGAAGAAGCGTCAAGGAGATCATTTCCAGTAG
- the LOC121257927 gene encoding tRNase Z TRZ3, mitochondrial: MPQVTNLRLLFYSSFPLLSPFKPSLSLSVVSKPKRHHSLFTVLSLKRHRKVPPQSPNLARRNNSTLRESKGRDKGVPMEETTNVGFNKRRAEGRDKSDRPLKTLQLKVRTLNPANTISYVQILGTGMDTQDTSPSVLLFFDKQRFIFNAGEGLQRFCTEHKIKLSKIDHIFLSRVCSETAGGLPGLLLTLAGMGEEGMSVNVWGPSDMKYLVDAMRSFIPNAAMVHTRSFGPTLSNVAAIPESSKFPDPIVLIDDEVVKISAIILQPSCFEGSQHVNEEPIMQNASEKGLDGRIDHVSKPHSPNRKSGSAIKPGDMSVIYVCELPEIKGKFDPAKAMALGLKPGPKYRELQLGNSVKSDRQKIMVHPSDVMGPSVPGPIVFLVDCPTESHLEKLLSIQSLSSYYADHSGNPPDGAKTVTCIIHLSPASVISSSNYQRWMERFNSAQHILAGHEMRNVEIPILKSSARIAARLNYLCPQFFPAPGFWSLQQLNYSAPDSITPSEGPVSKLCERISAENLLKFTLRPYAHLGLDRACIPCTMAPSKIIEELLLEIPEIEDAAQHVSQFWHRSSETVETTLMQDNDVVVEEPWLNENNLPSCLENIRRDDLEIVLLGTGSSQPSKYRNVSSVYINLFSKGSLLLDCGEGTLGQLKRRYGVEGADNAVRGLRCIWISHIHADHHTGLARILALRRNLLEGVPHEPILVVGPRQLKKYLDAYQRLEDLNMQFLDCKHTTESSWDSFEGITESKDRSSPGSPINAEYMNKKNSDGPVGQSTDCTLFARGSRMQSYWKRPDGQVDNTVALLLKSLKKVLSEAGLEVLISFNVVHCPQAFGVMLKAAERINGVGKVIPGWKIVYSGDTRPCPELIEASRGATVLIHEATFEDGMHEEAVARNHSTTKEAVEVGNSAGVYRIILTHFSQRYPKIPIFDETHMHKTCIAFDMMSVNIADLPVLPKVLPYLKLLFKNEMIVDESDDVLDAATAAS; the protein is encoded by the exons ATGCCCCAAGTCACAAACCTCCGCCTCCTCTTCTACTCTTCCTTTCCTCTCCTTTCCCCCTTTAAaccttctctgtctctctctgtcGTCTCCAAGCCTAAACGCCATCATTCTCTCTTCACTGTCCTCTCCTTGAAACGGCACCGCAAAGTTCCTCCTCAGTCTCCCAATCTTGCTCGCAGAAACAACAGCACTCTTAGAGAAAGCAAAGGAAGGGACAAAGGGGTTCCGATGGAAGAAACTACGAATGTTGGATTCAATAAGAGAAGGGCTGAGGGCAGAGACAAGAGTGATAGGCCCCTGAAGACCCTACAGTTGAAAGTGCGCACGCTCAACCCTGCCAATACCATATCTTATGTCCAG ATATTGGGGACAGGAATGGATACTCAGGATACCTCGCCTTCAGTCTTGCTTTTTTTTGACAAgcaaagatttatttttaatgctgGAGAG GGATTGCAACGATTCTGTACTGAGCATAAGATTAAGTTATCAAAG ATTGatcacatttttctctctcGTGTCTGCTCTGAGACTGCGGGTGGACTTCCAG GTTTGCTGTTGACTTTGGCTGGCATGGGAGAAGAAGGAATGTCT GTCAATGTTTGGGGTCCATCAGATATGAAGTATCTAGTTGATGCCATGAGGTCTTTCATCCCAAATGCTGCCATGGTTCACACTCGGAGCTTTGGGCCCACACTTTCTAATGTAGCTGCTATACCCGAGTCGAGTAAGTTTCCAGATCCCATTGTTCTCATTGACGATGAGGTTGTCAAAATATCAGCCATTATCCTACAGCCAAGTTGCTTTGAAGGGTCCCAACACGTGAATGAAGAACCCATCATGCAGAATGCTTCAGAAAAGGGTCTGGATGGGAGGATAGATCATGTCTCCAAACCCCATAGTCCAAACAGAAAATCAGGATCTGCAATAAAGCCTGGTGATATGTCTGTAATATATGTCTGTGAATTGCCTGAGATTAAAGGGAAATTTGACCCAGCCAAGGCTATggcacttggtcttaaacctgGTCCAAAGTATCGCGAACTGCAACTTGGCAATTCAGTGAAGTCAGATCGTCAAAAGATCATG GTCCATCCAAGTGATGTAATGGGTCCTTCTGTTCCTGGTCCCATTGTATTCCTTGTCGACTGCCCAACGGAATCTCATTTGGAGAAGTTGTTGTCCATACAATCTCTCAGTAGTTATTATGCAGACCACTCAGGCAACCCACCAGATGGTGCTAAGACTGTTACTTGTATCATTCATTTAAGTCCTGCATCTGTTATAAGTAGTTCCAATTATCAGAGATGGATGGAAAGATTTAATTCGGCCCAACATATCCTGGCTGGGCATGAAAT GAGGAATGTGGAGATTCCAATTCTAAAATCGAGTGCAAGAATTGCAGCACGACTTAATTACTTGTGTCCTCAGTTTTTTCCAGCTCCAGGTTTTTGGTCTCTTCAGCAGCTTAATTACTCAGCACCAGACTCCATTACTCCAAGTGAG GGTCCAGTTTCAAAGCTTTGTGAAAGAATCTCTGCTGAAAATCTTCTCAAG TTCACTCTGCGTCCTTATGCTCATCTTGGGTTGGATAGAGCTTGTATTCCATGTACAATGGCTCCCTCCAAAATCATTGAGGAGTTACTGTTAGAGATTCCAGAGATTGAAGATGCTGCCCAACATGTCAGTCAGTTCTGGCACAGGTCCAGTGAGACTGTGGAGACAACTCTCATGCAAGATAATGATGTTGTCGTTGAAGAGCCATGGTTGAATGAGAATAATCTTCCTAGTTGTTTGGAGAATATAAGGAGAGATGACTTAGAGATTGTTCTTCTTGGGACTGGTTCATCCCAGCCATCCAAATACCGGAATGTTAGTTCTGTCTACATTAATCTTTTCTCAAAAGGAAGTTTGCTATTAGATTGTGGTGAAGGAACACTGGGACAGCTGAAACGAAG ATATGGTGTAGAGGGTGCCGACAATGCTGTGAGAGGTCTAAGGTGTATTTGGATTTCTCATATACATGCCGACCACCACACTGGTTTGGCAAGAATACTTGCTTTGCGACGTAATTTGTTAGAGGGAGTGCCTCATGAACCAATACTTGTTGTGGGGCCAAGGCAGCTTAAGAAATACCTTGATGCATACCAACGACTTGAAGATTTAAATATGCAGTTCCTTGATTGCAAGCATACCACAGAATCTTCATGGGATTCTTTTGAGGGTATTACTGAATCAAAGGATCGCTCCTCTCCCGGAAGTCCAATCAATGCTGAGTATATGAACAAAAAGAATTCAGATGGGCCGGTGGGACAGAGTACTGATTGTACTCTCTTTGCTAGAGGATCTCGTATGCAGAGCTATTGGAAGAGACCAGATGGTCAAGTTGACAATACCGTGGCTTTGCTCCTAAAGAGCTTGAAGAAAGTTCTCAGTGAAGCTGGTTTGGAGGTCTTGATTAGTTTTAATGTTGTGCACTGTCCACAGGCATTTGGTGTTATGTTGAAAGCAGCAGAGAGAATCAATGGTGTCGGGAAAGTAATACCGGGGTGGAAGATTGTGTACTCAGGTGACACTAGGCCCTGCCCAGAACTGATAGAAGCATCGCGTGGTGCTACTGTTCTCATACATGAG GCAACTTTTGAAGATGGCATGCATGAAGAGGCTGTTGCAAGAAACCATAGCACAACGAAGGAAGCTGTAGAAGTAGGGAACTCTGCCGGCGTATATCGCATTATCCTTACCCACTTCAGCCAGAGATATCCCAAAATTCCGATCTTTGATGAGACACACATGCATAAGACATGCATTGCATTTGACATGATGAGTGTTAATATAGCAGATTTACCAGTACTTCCGAAGGTTCTTCCATACTTGAAACTGCTTTTTAAAAACGAGATGATAGTTGACGAGTCGGATGATGTTTTAGATGCTGCAACTGCAGCttcataa